In Halorhabdus tiamatea SARL4B, a genomic segment contains:
- a CDS encoding pyruvoyl-dependent arginine decarboxylase, with the protein MGTIRIVTGTGHGPTPTAAYDAALAEAGVHNYNLVTLSSVIPADATIERVGTAPDLGPAGHGQYVVQAAETTADGEAAAAIGWTREADGPGIFYEVSGSNERRVREDIEAGLASGRDLREWEFGDDHVALETARTTENDDEYTSAIVLAVYGRTHTLIE; encoded by the coding sequence ATGGGAACGATTCGGATCGTCACAGGGACAGGCCACGGGCCGACACCAACGGCCGCCTACGACGCCGCCCTGGCCGAGGCCGGCGTCCACAACTACAACCTCGTGACGCTGTCGTCGGTCATCCCCGCCGACGCGACGATCGAGCGCGTCGGGACGGCCCCGGACCTCGGGCCAGCGGGACACGGGCAGTACGTCGTGCAGGCAGCGGAGACGACAGCCGACGGCGAGGCAGCGGCGGCGATCGGCTGGACGCGCGAGGCCGATGGCCCGGGCATCTTCTATGAAGTCTCCGGGTCGAACGAGCGACGTGTGCGCGAAGACATCGAAGCCGGGCTCGCGTCCGGTCGCGACCTCCGGGAATGGGAGTTCGGCGACGACCACGTCGCACTCGAGACGGCGAGGACCACCGAGAACGACGACGAATACACGTCTGCGATCGTCCTGGCGGTCTACGGCCGAACGCACACGTTGATCGAATAG
- a CDS encoding 4Fe-4S dicluster domain-containing protein translates to MKVIEQSEFATLIDELIASDPRDVVGVQADGEQYVFDRLESAADLALAHDLTALSPKKYVMPQRETLLTYDRSDDDYEMRAEADPTGRIIVGVHPYDLAAIAHLDKIFIDTLQDEPYRRKRENSVLIGVTMQDVADTCFAASMGTATVDSGYDLMVTDLGDAVAVDIGTFEGDQLLESVPTRNASAEEVERVAEIEADLEAEFDRELAFPPAELPTLLEASYDDMDFWAEYAEQCLSCGTCNVVCPTCFCFSVDMIRDLEGDSGRQERRWDGCLLEDFATVAQGENFREEVAQRHRHRFMRKGWYVYERYGDVACVGCGRCTRHCVADVADPCEVYNELREAHYA, encoded by the coding sequence ATGAAAGTAATCGAGCAATCGGAGTTCGCGACGCTGATCGACGAGTTGATTGCGTCAGATCCACGGGATGTGGTTGGAGTACAGGCGGACGGGGAGCAATACGTCTTCGACCGGTTGGAATCGGCTGCGGACCTCGCCCTGGCACACGATCTCACGGCGTTGTCGCCGAAGAAGTACGTCATGCCACAGCGCGAGACGTTACTGACCTACGATCGGAGTGACGACGACTACGAGATGCGGGCCGAAGCCGATCCGACGGGTCGCATCATCGTCGGCGTCCATCCTTACGACCTGGCGGCGATCGCCCACCTCGACAAGATCTTCATCGATACGCTGCAGGACGAACCATATCGCCGGAAACGGGAGAACTCCGTGCTCATCGGGGTGACTATGCAGGACGTGGCCGACACTTGCTTCGCCGCAAGCATGGGGACGGCGACGGTCGACTCGGGGTATGACCTCATGGTGACCGATCTCGGTGACGCCGTCGCCGTCGACATCGGGACCTTCGAGGGGGATCAGTTGCTGGAGTCAGTGCCGACCCGGAACGCCAGCGCCGAGGAGGTAGAGCGCGTCGCCGAGATCGAGGCGGACCTCGAAGCCGAGTTCGACCGCGAACTCGCGTTCCCGCCGGCGGAACTCCCGACGCTGCTCGAAGCCAGTTACGACGACATGGACTTCTGGGCCGAGTACGCCGAACAGTGTCTCTCGTGTGGCACCTGCAACGTGGTCTGTCCGACCTGCTTCTGTTTCAGCGTGGATATGATTCGCGACCTCGAGGGCGACAGCGGCCGACAGGAACGCCGGTGGGACGGCTGTCTGCTCGAGGACTTCGCGACGGTTGCCCAGGGCGAGAACTTCCGGGAGGAGGTCGCCCAACGCCACCGCCATCGGTTCATGCGCAAGGGCTGGTACGTCTACGAACGATACGGCGACGTCGCCTGCGTCGGGTGTGGCCGGTGTACCCGCCATTGCGTCGCCGACGTGGCCGACCCCTGTGAGGTCTACAACGAACTTCGGGAGGCCCACTATGCGTAG
- the metX gene encoding homoserine O-acetyltransferase MetX, translating into MTVTAERDTVSVGEFDFECGESIPELEIAYETYGEFEGDNAVLICHALTGSAHVAAHPDADDATSGQARAWWDDIVGPGKAIDTTEYYVVCANVPGSCYGTTGPASTNPETGEPYGTDFPPVTVRDWTEAQRALLDELGVPHLHAVVGGSVGGMNVLEWAKRHPDHVDRIATIATAPRLDTQSLALHGIKRRAITADPAWDGGDYYGEDHPDPTDGLALARQIGHVMYLSKASMDRKFGRRSAGREAERTFPEEPAAAFFPYRDVESYLDYQAEKFVDRFDANAFLTMTRATENYDLAAGFESDADALSAFDGSALVMSFTADWHFTVSQAESLAESLREAGTATAHHVVESDHGHDAFLVEPENVGPPLADFLEAGVTGSAVTDTSDDDDEPTESDFAPVHTGLFS; encoded by the coding sequence ATGACGGTCACCGCCGAACGCGATACAGTCTCGGTGGGCGAGTTCGACTTCGAGTGTGGGGAGTCGATTCCCGAACTCGAGATCGCCTACGAGACCTACGGCGAGTTCGAGGGCGACAATGCGGTACTGATCTGTCACGCCCTGACCGGTTCCGCCCACGTCGCCGCCCATCCCGATGCCGACGACGCCACCAGCGGCCAGGCCCGCGCGTGGTGGGACGACATCGTCGGTCCCGGGAAGGCCATCGACACCACCGAGTACTACGTCGTCTGTGCGAACGTCCCCGGCTCCTGCTATGGCACGACCGGGCCCGCGAGCACGAACCCCGAGACCGGCGAGCCCTACGGCACGGACTTCCCACCCGTGACAGTGCGCGACTGGACGGAGGCCCAGCGCGCCCTGCTCGACGAACTCGGGGTCCCGCACCTCCATGCCGTCGTCGGCGGGAGCGTCGGCGGGATGAACGTCCTCGAGTGGGCCAAGCGTCACCCGGATCACGTCGATCGCATCGCGACGATCGCTACCGCCCCCCGACTCGACACCCAGTCGCTCGCGCTCCACGGCATCAAGCGCCGGGCGATCACCGCCGATCCCGCCTGGGACGGCGGCGATTACTACGGCGAGGACCACCCCGATCCCACCGACGGTCTGGCCCTGGCCCGCCAGATCGGCCACGTGATGTACCTCTCGAAAGCCTCGATGGACCGGAAGTTCGGTCGCCGATCGGCTGGGCGAGAAGCCGAGCGCACCTTCCCTGAAGAACCAGCGGCGGCCTTCTTTCCCTACCGGGACGTCGAATCCTACCTCGACTACCAGGCCGAGAAGTTCGTCGATCGCTTCGACGCCAACGCCTTCCTGACGATGACGCGTGCGACCGAGAACTACGATCTCGCCGCGGGCTTCGAGTCCGACGCCGACGCACTCTCGGCGTTCGATGGGTCTGCCCTGGTGATGTCTTTCACCGCGGACTGGCACTTCACGGTGAGCCAGGCTGAATCGCTGGCCGAGTCACTCAGGGAGGCCGGAACCGCGACCGCCCACCACGTCGTCGAATCCGACCACGGCCACGACGCGTTCCTCGTCGAACCCGAGAACGTCGGTCCGCCACTTGCCGATTTCCTCGAAGCGGGCGTCACAGGATCGGCCGTCACGGACACGAGCGACGATGACGACGAACCGACCGAAAGCGACTTTGCACCCGTGCATACCGGCCTGTTCTCCTGA
- a CDS encoding Ni/Fe hydrogenase subunit alpha, whose product MSHTIDVEGDLVTRVEGHGSIVVNVEDGELETCEWQVVESPRYFESMLVGRSFRESHHVTSRICAICSVSHTIASLQATEAAMGVSVSEQDRRLRKLALYGETLQSHVLHLGYLALPDLVGEKSVLPLAETHPDELQTVIDLHRLGNELTEVVTGRSVHAQRLLPGGFSQLPEERELEALLDRLVNSWDAVADLADLLAVLADELPDFERETEYISLTHPEEYAFAEGTIHSSDVGEIPVSDYRDVANEYVVEHSTAKFARHERDSYMVGALARFNNNADQLAPRAADIVDRFGLEPPVHNPYLNNVAQLVEVAHLLAESVRLIEAVLADGLAPQSNYHVPEIDPTAGSGIGAIEVPRGVLFHEYAYDDAGEVTEANCVIPTNQNHGNIQRDMETLVPTIIERPEDDVKHTLEMLVRAYDPCISCSTHYLDVEFVGEAA is encoded by the coding sequence ATGAGCCACACGATCGACGTCGAGGGCGACCTCGTCACCCGGGTCGAAGGCCACGGCTCGATCGTGGTGAACGTCGAGGACGGCGAACTCGAAACCTGCGAGTGGCAGGTCGTCGAATCCCCACGGTATTTCGAGTCGATGCTCGTCGGCCGGTCGTTCCGCGAATCCCATCACGTCACTTCGCGGATCTGTGCCATCTGCTCGGTCAGCCACACCATCGCCTCGCTGCAGGCGACCGAGGCTGCGATGGGCGTCTCCGTCTCCGAGCAGGACCGGCGGCTCCGCAAACTCGCGCTCTACGGCGAGACGCTTCAGAGTCACGTCCTGCACCTGGGCTATCTCGCCCTGCCGGACCTGGTCGGTGAGAAGTCCGTCCTGCCGCTGGCCGAGACCCATCCGGACGAACTCCAGACGGTCATCGACCTCCACCGGCTGGGTAACGAGCTGACCGAAGTCGTCACTGGCCGTTCAGTCCACGCCCAGCGGCTGCTCCCCGGTGGCTTCTCCCAGCTTCCCGAGGAACGCGAACTCGAAGCGCTGCTCGATCGACTCGTCAACAGCTGGGACGCGGTTGCGGACCTCGCCGATCTGCTCGCGGTGCTGGCCGACGAACTCCCCGACTTCGAACGCGAGACCGAGTACATCTCGCTGACCCATCCCGAGGAGTACGCCTTCGCCGAGGGCACGATCCACTCCTCGGACGTCGGCGAGATCCCCGTCTCCGACTACCGGGACGTGGCCAACGAGTACGTCGTCGAGCACTCGACGGCCAAGTTCGCGCGCCACGAACGCGATTCGTACATGGTCGGCGCACTGGCCCGCTTCAACAACAACGCCGACCAGCTTGCCCCGCGGGCGGCGGACATCGTCGATCGCTTCGGCCTGGAGCCGCCTGTCCACAACCCGTACCTCAACAACGTCGCCCAGCTCGTCGAGGTCGCCCACCTGCTCGCCGAGTCCGTCCGGCTGATCGAGGCGGTGCTTGCCGACGGGCTCGCCCCCCAGTCGAACTACCACGTCCCGGAGATCGACCCGACTGCCGGATCAGGAATCGGGGCCATCGAGGTACCTCGCGGCGTGCTCTTCCACGAGTACGCCTACGACGACGCGGGCGAGGTGACCGAGGCAAACTGCGTCATTCCGACCAACCAGAACCACGGCAACATCCAGCGCGACATGGAGACGCTGGTGCCGACGATCATCGAACGACCCGAAGACGACGTCAAACACACCCTGGAGATGCTCGTGCGAGCCTACGACCCGTGTATCTCCTGTTCGACTCACTACCTCGACGTCGAGTTCGTCGGTGAGGCGGCATGA
- a CDS encoding CDC48 family AAA ATPase, which yields MNEVQLEVAKAYPNDSGRGIARLDPDTLLHLKLSPGDIIEIEGAETTAAKVWRADRQDWNTDTVRIDGFTRQNADVGIGERVEIRKAEAEKADSLVLAPPEEASVQFGSDAAGMVKRQILKRPVVERDIVPVMSSTNHPFMRSPGQAIPLIAVETEPDGVVLITEDTDVELREEPISGYDKTGGGITYEDIGGLENEIQRVREMVELPMKHPQIFKKLGIEPPSGVLLHGPPGTGKTLLAKAVANETSASFFSIAGPEIISKYYGESEQQLREIFEDATEESPSIIFIDELDSIAPKREDVTGEVERRVVAQLLTMMDGLESRGQVVVIAATNRVDSVDPALRRPGRFDREIEIGVPDETGREEILKIHTRGMPLSDDVDLPGLAEDTHGFVGADIESLTKEAAMKALRRYLPEIDLDEEDIPPSLIDRMIIKRDDFKGALNEVSPSAMREVLVELPKISWDDVGGLESAKNDVQESIEWPMTTPEKFERMGVAPPSGVLLYGPPGTGKTLMAKAVANETDANFISVRGPQLLSKWVGESEKAIRQTFRKARQVAPTVVFFDELDSLAPGRGGQGSGSNVSERVVNQLLTEMDGLEDMEDVMVIGATNRPDMIDPALIRSGRFDRLVYIGEPDVDGREEILQIHTRDSPLSPDVSLRELAEITEGYVGSDLESIARESAIQALRENDDAEEIGMAHFRSALEGVRPTVTDDIREYFEQMEDQFKGGGPDSRQPRGSDRIGFQ from the coding sequence ATGAACGAAGTCCAACTTGAGGTCGCGAAGGCCTACCCGAACGACTCGGGCCGAGGCATCGCGCGCCTCGATCCCGATACGCTGCTGCACCTGAAGCTCTCCCCCGGCGACATCATCGAGATCGAAGGGGCCGAGACCACCGCCGCGAAGGTCTGGCGTGCGGACCGCCAGGACTGGAACACCGACACGGTCCGGATCGACGGCTTCACCCGCCAGAACGCCGACGTCGGCATCGGCGAACGCGTCGAGATCCGCAAGGCCGAGGCAGAGAAGGCCGACTCGCTCGTGCTCGCCCCGCCCGAGGAAGCGAGCGTCCAGTTCGGCTCCGACGCCGCCGGCATGGTCAAACGCCAGATTCTCAAACGCCCGGTGGTCGAGCGCGACATCGTTCCCGTGATGTCGAGCACGAACCATCCGTTCATGCGCTCGCCGGGCCAGGCCATCCCGCTGATCGCCGTCGAGACCGAACCGGACGGGGTCGTCCTCATCACCGAGGACACCGACGTCGAGTTGCGCGAGGAACCCATCTCCGGGTACGACAAGACCGGCGGCGGGATCACCTACGAGGACATCGGCGGCCTGGAGAACGAGATCCAGCGCGTCCGCGAGATGGTCGAACTGCCGATGAAACACCCCCAGATCTTCAAGAAACTAGGGATCGAACCGCCGAGCGGCGTCCTCCTCCACGGCCCGCCCGGGACTGGGAAGACGCTGCTTGCCAAAGCCGTCGCCAACGAAACCTCTGCGAGTTTCTTCTCGATCGCCGGCCCGGAGATCATCTCGAAGTACTACGGGGAAAGTGAACAGCAACTTCGGGAGATCTTCGAGGACGCCACCGAGGAGTCCCCGTCGATCATCTTCATCGACGAACTCGACTCGATCGCGCCCAAACGCGAGGACGTCACCGGCGAGGTCGAGCGCCGCGTCGTCGCCCAGTTGCTGACGATGATGGACGGCCTCGAATCCCGGGGGCAGGTCGTGGTCATCGCCGCGACCAACCGCGTCGATTCGGTCGATCCCGCGCTCCGACGGCCGGGCCGCTTCGACCGCGAGATCGAGATCGGCGTGCCCGACGAGACCGGCCGCGAGGAGATCCTCAAGATCCACACCCGCGGGATGCCCCTCTCAGACGACGTCGACCTCCCCGGATTGGCCGAGGACACTCACGGCTTCGTCGGTGCGGACATCGAGAGCCTCACCAAGGAGGCGGCGATGAAGGCCCTCCGGCGGTACCTCCCCGAGATCGATCTGGACGAGGAGGACATCCCGCCGAGTCTGATCGACCGGATGATCATCAAGCGCGACGACTTCAAGGGTGCACTCAACGAGGTCTCACCGTCGGCGATGCGGGAGGTCCTCGTCGAGTTACCCAAGATTAGCTGGGACGACGTCGGCGGGCTCGAATCGGCGAAAAACGACGTCCAGGAGTCCATCGAGTGGCCGATGACCACCCCGGAGAAGTTCGAGCGGATGGGCGTCGCACCCCCGTCGGGCGTCCTGCTCTATGGGCCACCGGGGACCGGCAAGACGCTGATGGCCAAAGCCGTCGCCAACGAGACCGACGCCAACTTCATCTCGGTGCGCGGGCCACAACTGCTCAGCAAGTGGGTCGGCGAAAGCGAGAAAGCCATCCGCCAGACCTTCCGGAAGGCTCGACAGGTCGCCCCGACGGTCGTGTTCTTCGACGAACTCGACTCGCTTGCCCCCGGTCGCGGCGGCCAGGGATCGGGTTCGAACGTCTCCGAGCGCGTCGTCAACCAACTGTTGACCGAGATGGACGGTCTCGAAGACATGGAGGACGTGATGGTCATCGGCGCGACCAACCGCCCGGACATGATCGACCCCGCCCTCATCCGGTCGGGTCGGTTCGACCGCCTCGTCTACATCGGCGAGCCAGACGTCGACGGTCGCGAGGAGATCCTCCAGATCCACACACGTGACTCCCCGCTCTCGCCCGACGTCTCGCTGCGCGAACTCGCCGAGATCACTGAGGGCTACGTCGGCAGCGACTTAGAGAGCATCGCTCGCGAGTCGGCCATCCAGGCGTTGCGGGAGAACGACGACGCCGAGGAGATCGGGATGGCGCACTTCCGGTCGGCACTGGAAGGCGTCCGGCCGACCGTCACCGACGACATCCGTGAGTACTTCGAGCAGATGGAAGACCAGTTCAAGGGCGGCGGCCCCGACTCGCGCCAGCCTCGCGGCTCCGACCGGATCGGCTTCCAGTAG
- a CDS encoding NADH-quinone oxidoreductase subunit B family protein: protein MSDASAPSDGDGRRPRDRPRVAFFDFTGCEGDQLQVINLEDRLLDLVEVVEVVSFREAMTDHSDDYEIAFVEGGVATAHDERRLTRIRNHADAVVALGSCAAFGGINALRNDQDFETVTERVYGEDADSITSYPTARPIGDVIAVDYEIPGCPIDREEFVQAVTALVNGAEPSIPNYPVCLECKFAENTCAFERGETCLGPITRGGCSATCVSAGTHCWGCRGMVDHPNEDAYTDVLEANGLTTEEVIEEYQLYWGWQREQRTVGDGGNRPVADDDHLPIGDGGAR from the coding sequence ATGAGCGACGCGAGCGCGCCGTCGGACGGCGACGGGCGGCGACCGCGGGACCGACCCCGGGTCGCCTTCTTCGACTTCACGGGGTGTGAGGGCGATCAGCTACAGGTGATCAACCTCGAAGACCGGCTGCTCGACCTCGTCGAGGTCGTCGAGGTCGTCAGCTTCCGTGAAGCCATGACCGACCACAGCGACGACTACGAGATCGCCTTCGTCGAGGGCGGCGTCGCGACGGCCCACGACGAACGTCGGCTGACCCGGATCAGGAACCACGCCGACGCCGTCGTCGCGCTGGGCTCGTGTGCCGCCTTCGGGGGTATCAACGCCCTGCGCAACGACCAGGACTTCGAGACCGTCACGGAGCGGGTCTACGGGGAGGACGCCGATTCGATCACGTCCTATCCGACCGCCCGGCCGATCGGAGACGTCATCGCGGTCGACTACGAGATCCCCGGCTGTCCGATCGACCGCGAGGAGTTCGTCCAGGCGGTCACGGCGCTGGTCAACGGGGCCGAACCGTCGATCCCCAACTATCCCGTCTGCCTGGAGTGCAAGTTCGCGGAGAACACCTGTGCCTTCGAGCGCGGCGAGACCTGTCTCGGGCCGATCACCCGCGGCGGCTGTTCGGCGACCTGCGTCTCGGCTGGGACCCACTGCTGGGGCTGTCGGGGCATGGTCGACCATCCGAACGAGGACGCTTACACGGACGTCCTCGAAGCCAACGGGTTGACCACCGAGGAAGTAATCGAGGAGTATCAACTCTACTGGGGTTGGCAACGCGAGCAACGAACTGTCGGCGACGGTGGGAACCGACCCGTCGCCGACGATGACCACCTACCCATCGGCGACGGAGGGGCACGATGA
- a CDS encoding CBS domain-containing protein — protein sequence MDIADIATRDYIEVDADERLGKVRSIFERENPKGIIVTEAGEYAGVITQKELVQSHVEDRAKASALMQHAPKVKRTGDVRETARVLVESGTKVAPVFEANKLWGVITDDDILEAVLDSLDALTVEQIFTGDVVTATEDTEVGQVINKLREHGISRLPVLSDDGKLTGMVTRHDIVDVVVRDMDKATTGERAGDVDRVLDLPVYDVMSSPVATTTIDESVEDAVRRMLENDYAGLVVTPEHDDSLVAGIITKTDVLRALSFTEEEHMDVQITNIKLLDTLSRQDVRVGIEDVADKYQAMQVQHAHVRFQEHKEKLRGTPLINCQIRLRTNKGQVAGTGEGYGSKTAFNVALDKLQRNVLERKGVRSDEEYRGQLLRKLGEL from the coding sequence ATGGATATTGCTGATATAGCCACCCGCGACTACATCGAAGTCGATGCGGACGAGCGCCTGGGCAAAGTCCGGTCGATCTTCGAACGAGAGAACCCGAAAGGAATTATCGTGACCGAGGCGGGTGAGTACGCCGGTGTGATCACCCAAAAGGAACTGGTCCAATCTCACGTCGAGGACCGGGCCAAAGCCAGTGCGCTGATGCAACACGCGCCGAAGGTCAAGCGGACGGGCGACGTTCGCGAGACGGCACGCGTCCTCGTCGAGAGTGGGACCAAGGTCGCACCTGTCTTCGAGGCCAACAAGCTCTGGGGCGTCATCACCGACGACGACATCCTGGAAGCCGTTCTCGACAGCCTCGACGCCCTCACCGTCGAGCAGATCTTTACCGGCGACGTCGTCACGGCCACTGAGGACACTGAAGTCGGCCAGGTGATCAACAAGCTCCGCGAGCACGGCATCTCTCGGCTTCCCGTCCTGAGTGACGACGGGAAGCTGACGGGGATGGTGACCCGCCACGACATCGTCGACGTCGTCGTCCGGGACATGGACAAGGCGACGACCGGCGAGCGCGCCGGCGACGTCGATCGCGTTCTCGATCTGCCCGTCTACGACGTGATGAGCAGTCCCGTCGCGACGACGACCATCGACGAGTCAGTCGAGGACGCCGTCCGCCGGATGCTCGAGAACGACTACGCCGGCCTCGTCGTCACGCCCGAACACGACGACTCGCTGGTCGCCGGAATCATCACCAAGACGGACGTCCTCCGGGCGCTGTCGTTCACCGAGGAGGAACACATGGACGTCCAGATCACGAACATCAAGCTCCTCGATACCCTCTCCCGCCAGGACGTCCGCGTCGGGATCGAAGACGTCGCCGACAAGTACCAGGCGATGCAGGTTCAACACGCCCACGTCCGCTTTCAGGAACACAAGGAGAAACTCCGCGGGACGCCCCTGATCAACTGCCAGATCCGCCTTCGAACCAACAAGGGCCAGGTCGCGGGCACCGGCGAGGGCTACGGCTCGAAGACCGCCTTCAACGTCGCGCTCGATAAACTCCAGCGCAACGTCCTCGAACGCAAGGGCGTCCGGAGCGACGAGGAGTACCGCGGGCAACTCCTGCGGAAACTCGGCGAGTTGTAA
- a CDS encoding FAD/NAD(P)-binding protein, protein MRSQARKRFEHGESEYQPTEGRIVWIDDHTDDDKLFVIDLPDGVSLDHDPGQFVQLFVPGVGEAPFSIASSPTKGGPFELCIRAVGNVTNAIHDLEAGDVVGIRGPYGQGFDVDAIAGEDLLFIAGGIGLAPLRSVINYALDRPGEFGELTTLYGCTEPAEQLFPDELESWAGSEEMDYRETVDEVPVGQEWDGNTGVITSLIPPLEFDPDTTVALVCGPPVMYRFVIKALREKGLADDRIYLSLERNMHCGRGLCGHCQLNELYVCLDGPVFHYPTVRDKEEAEV, encoded by the coding sequence ATGCGTAGCCAGGCCCGAAAGCGCTTCGAACACGGCGAGAGCGAGTACCAGCCCACCGAGGGCCGGATCGTCTGGATCGACGACCACACGGACGACGACAAGCTGTTCGTGATCGACCTACCCGACGGCGTGAGCCTGGATCACGATCCCGGCCAGTTCGTTCAGCTGTTCGTCCCCGGCGTCGGTGAAGCACCGTTCTCGATCGCGTCCTCGCCGACCAAGGGCGGCCCCTTCGAGTTGTGTATCCGCGCGGTCGGCAACGTCACCAACGCGATCCACGATCTGGAAGCGGGTGACGTGGTCGGCATCCGCGGCCCGTACGGCCAGGGGTTCGACGTCGACGCCATCGCCGGCGAGGATCTGTTGTTTATCGCTGGCGGGATCGGACTCGCGCCGTTGCGCTCGGTGATCAACTACGCCCTGGACCGCCCCGGGGAGTTCGGCGAGTTGACGACGCTGTACGGCTGTACGGAGCCCGCCGAACAGCTGTTCCCGGACGAACTCGAGTCGTGGGCTGGCTCCGAGGAGATGGACTACCGCGAGACAGTCGACGAGGTGCCCGTGGGTCAGGAGTGGGACGGCAATACCGGTGTCATTACGTCGCTCATTCCGCCACTCGAATTCGACCCCGACACGACGGTCGCACTCGTCTGTGGCCCGCCCGTGATGTACCGCTTCGTCATCAAGGCCCTCCGGGAGAAGGGGCTTGCCGACGACCGTATCTACCTCTCTCTGGAACGCAACATGCACTGCGGTCGGGGACTCTGTGGGCACTGCCAGCTCAACGAACTGTACGTCTGTCTCGACGGGCCGGTGTTTCACTATCCGACCGTCCGCGACAAGGAGGAGGCGGAAGTATGA